One part of the Rutidosis leptorrhynchoides isolate AG116_Rl617_1_P2 chromosome 1, CSIRO_AGI_Rlap_v1, whole genome shotgun sequence genome encodes these proteins:
- the LOC139875224 gene encoding tRNA:m(4)X modification enzyme TRM13, translating to MGRRCTFWLPKKKRFCAYPPLPNSELCGNHTKRSDDTWIVCSIDPSHTVLESNLESHLKRCPLLKRKTSLSLQPFYQKGINGGEDDDDDDDDVTSELKRMAVHSMSTNQFIELIEKIKSVHGLMCKDIRESYVVPETCRVWMDQAINWKIPFQEKHVIQQASILGNLEKHGVLKAPSIDSNGEPIHSSADSSNTPAVVEFGAGRGYLTQSLADCYGVSKVFLIERKSYKLKADRSLRQKESLMLERLRIDIEDLNLNAIESLQGLPYLAIGKHLCGPATDMTLKCCVGEGVAKSYLRGLSIATCCHHLCQWKHFINKGFFKSLGITKDEFHAITWFTSWAVDADHGSDFADTTTHNEKILAEVDMLSNMSATERAVLGFMCKDIIDAARFMWMRDNGLESDLVKYVPSNISPENHLLIAKR from the exons ATGGGAAGGCGCTGCACGTTTTGGCTACCAAAGAAAAAGAGATTTTGCGCATATCCACCACTCCCTAACTCCGA ATTATGCGGTAATCACACTAAACGGTCTGATGACACGTGGATTGTGTGCTCAATCGATCCGTCACA TACTGTATTGGAATCAAATCTTGAGTCTCACCTGAAACGGTGTCCGTTGCTAAAGCGTAAGACCTCGCTGTCACTTCAACCGTTTTACCAAAAAGGAATCAATGGaggtgaggatgatgatgatgatgatgatgacgtcaCATCGGAGTTAAAGAGGATGGCTGTGCATTCCATGTCTACGAATCAATTTATCGAGCTAATCGAAAAAATTAAATCTGTTCACGGTTTGATGTGTAAGGATATTCGAGAATCTTACGTTGTTCCGGAAACGTGTAGGGTTTGGATGGATCAAGCAATTAACTG GAAAATACCATTTCAAGAAAAGCATGTTATCCAGCAGGCTTCAATTCTTGGAAACTTGGAAAAGCATGGAGTATTGAAGGCTCCTAGTATTGATTCAAATGGGGAGCCGATTCATTCATCTGCGGATTCTAGTAATACCCCTGCAGTGGTCGAGTTCGGAGCTGGACGGGGGTATCTGACACAATCGTTAGCAGACTGTTATGGGGTATCAAAAGTCTTCTTGATTGAACGCAAGTCATATAAACTTAAG GCTGATCGAAGCTTGCGGCAGAAAGAGAGCTTGATGTTAGAGCGTTTGAGAATTGACA TTGAGGACTTAAATTTGAATGCAATCGAATCATTACAAGGACTTCCTTATCTTGCAATTGGAAAACATCTCTGTGGACCTGCAACTG ATATGACCTTAAAATGCTGTGTCGGGGAAGGCGTAGCTAAATCTTACCTTAGAGGACTTTCTATAGCCACATGTTGCCACCATCTTTGCCAATGGAAGCATTTTATCA ATAAAGGTTTTTTTAAAAGCCTAGGGATTACGAAAGATGAGTTTCATGCAATTACTTGGTTTACTAGTTGGGCAGTAGATGCAGACCACGGTTCAGATTTTGCTGATACAACAAC TCACAATGAAAAGATATTAGCTGAAGTCGATATGTTGAGTAATATGTCTGCAACAGAGCGGGCCGTGTTAGGGTTCATGTGCAAGGATATAATTGATGCAGCGAGGTTCATGTGGATGAGGGATAATGGACTAGAGTCTGATCTTGTCAAATATGTCCCATCTAACATTTCTCCTGAAAACCATTTGCTCATTGCTAAGCGTTGA